One window of Medicago truncatula cultivar Jemalong A17 chromosome 2, MtrunA17r5.0-ANR, whole genome shotgun sequence genomic DNA carries:
- the LOC11438155 gene encoding subtilisin-like protease SBT1.8: protein MGSVSISIFLLLTLISQCYSLPSKKTYIVHMKNHYNPTIYPTHYNWYSSTLQSLSLSIDSSNLDSDDVVDETDSDPLLYSYTTAYTGFAAKLNTQQAETLLQNDDVLGVYEDTLYHLHTTRTPQFLGLETQTGLWEGHRTQELDQASHDVIIGVLDTGVWPESLSFNDAGLPEIPTRWRGACENAPDFNSSVCNRKLIGARSFSRGFHMASGNGADREIVSPRDSDGHGTHTASTAAGAHVGNASFLGYATGTARGMAPQARVAAYKVCWKDGCFASDILAGMDRAIQDGVDVLSLSLGGGSAPYFHDTIAIGAFAAVERGIFVSASAGNSGPTRASLANVAPWIMTVGAGTLDRDFPAYATLGNKKRFLGVSLYSGKGMGNKPVSLVYFKGTGSNQSASICMAGSLEPAMVRGKVVVCDRGISARVEKGRVVKEAGGIGMILANTAASGEELVADSHLLPAVAVGRIIGDQIRKYVSSDLNPTTVLSFGGTVLNVRPSPVVAAFSSRGPNMITKEILKPDVIGPGVNILAGWSEAVGPSGLAEDTRKTKFNIMSGTSMSCPHISGLAALLKAAHPTWSPSAIKSALMTTAYNHDNSKSPLRDAADGSFSTPLAHGAGHVNPQKALSPGLVYDASTKDYITFLCSLNYNSEQIQLIVKRPSVNCTKKFANPGQLNYPSFSVVFSSKRVVRYTRIVTNVGEAGSVYNVVVDVPSSVGITVKPSRLVFEKVGERKRYTVTFVSKKGADASKVRSGFGSILWSNAQHQVRSPIAFAWTELLV, encoded by the exons ATGGGTTCTGTTTCTATTTCCATCTTCCTTCTTCTTACATTAATTTCACAATGTTATTCATTACCATCCAAAAAAACTTACATAGTTCACATGAAAAATCACTATAACCCTACAATTTACCCAACTCATTATAATTGGTACTCTTCAACACTTCAATCACTTTCTTTATCAATAGATTCATCTAATCTTGACTCTGATGATGTCGTCGACGAAACCGATTCCGATCCGCTTCTCTATTCATACACAACTGCCTACACTGGTTTTGCTGCAAAACTAAACACTCAACAAGCGGAGACATTACTTCAAAACGATGACGTTTTGGGAGTTTACGAAGATACTCTTTACCATCTTCACACAACAAGAACTCCACAGTTTCTTGGGCTTGAAACGCAAACTGGTTTATGGGAAGGTCATCGTACGCAAGAGTTAGATCAAGCGTCACACGATGTTATCATAGGGGTGCTGGACACTGGAGTATGGCCTGAATCGTTGAGTTTTAACGATGCTGGTTTGCCTGAGATTCCCACGCGCTGGCGTGGCGCGTGTGAGAATGCACCAGATTTCAACTCTTCTGTTTGTAACCGTAAACTCATCGGTGCTAGAAGCTTCTCCAGAGGCTTTCATATGGCTTCTGGAAATGGTGCTGATAGAGAGATTGTTTCGCCGCGTGATAGTGATGGACATGGGACCCACACGGCGAGCACCGCCGCGGGAGCGCACGTTGGGAATGCTAGTTTTCTCGGTTATGCTACCGGAACAGCGAGGGGTATGGCTCCTCAAGCGCGTGTTGCAGCGTACAAGGTTTGTTGGAAGGATGGTTGTTTTGCTTCGGATATTCTTGCTGGAATGGATCGTGCGATTCAAGATGGTGTTGATGTGCTTTCTCTTTCGTTGGGTGGTGGATCTGCTCCTTATTTTCATGATACCATCGCGATCGGTGCTTTCGCGGCGGTGGAGCGTGGGATCTTTGTTTCCGCGTCCGCTGGTAACAGCGGACCTACTCGTGCTTCGTTAGCCAACGTCGCGCCATGGATTATGACGGTCGGAGCAGGGACTCTAGACCGTGATTTTCCAGCTTACGCGACGTTGGGTAATAAAAAACGGTTTTTAGGAGTTTCACTTTACAGTGGGAAAGGAATGGGAAATAAACCGGTTAGTTTGGTTTATTTTAAGGGCACAGGATCGAACCAATCCGCGAGCATTTGTATGGCCGGTTCACTTGAACCGGCTATGGTTCGTGGGAAAGTTGTTGTTTGTGATCGAGGAATTAGTGCGCGTGTGGAAAAGGGGAGAGTTGTCAAAGAAGCCGGTGGAATCGGGATGATTTTAGCAAACACAGCCGCGAGCGGGGAGGAATTAGTAGCCGATAGTCATTTATTACCGGCTGTCGCGGTGGGGAGAATTATCGGGGATCAGATTAGAAAATATGTATCGTCTGATCTTAATCCAACGACTGTGCTTAGTTTTGGTGGTACTGTTTTGAACGTTAGACCTTCACCTGTGGTGGCAGCATTTAGTTCAAGGGGACCCAATATGATaacaaaagagattttgaaacCAGATGTTATTGGGCCTGGTGTGAATATTTTGGCTGGTTGGTCAGAAGCTGTTGGTCCCTCTGGGTTGGCTGAAGATACTCGTAAAACAAAGTTCAACATTATGTCag GTACTTCAATGTCTTGTCCACACATAAGTGGGTTAGCTGCACTATTGAAAGCAGCTCATCCAACTTGGAGTCCAAGTGCAATTAAATCAGCACTTATGACAACAGCTTATAATCACGACAATTCCAAGTCTCCACTTCGTGATGCTGCTGATGGATCCTTTTCAACTCCACTTGCTCACGGTGCTGGCCATGTCAATCCACAAAAAGCACTTTCTCCTGGCCTTGTTTATGATGCCTCAACAAAAGATTACATTACCTTCCTGTGCTCCTTAAACTACAACTCGGAGCAAATCCAACTCATTGTTAAGCGTCCCAGTGTCAATTGTACCAAGAAATTCGCTAATCCTGGTCAGTTGAACTACCCGTCTTTCTCGGTCGTGTTTTCGAGCAAGAGGGTTGTGAGATACACGCGGATCGTGACGAATGTTGGTGAGGCGGGTTCTGTCTATAATGTGGTGGTTGATGTGCCGTCTAGTGTGGGGATAACGGTGAAGCCTTCTAGgcttgtgtttgagaaagtagGGGAAAGGAAAAGGTACACTGTGACCTTTGTGTCGAAAAAGGGTGCTGATGCTTCTAAGGTTAGGAGTGGATTTGGTAGTATTCTGTGGAGCAATGCACAGCACCAAGTTAGAAGTCCAATTGCTTTTGCTTGGACAGAACTGTTAGTGTGA